The DNA window aaCAATTATCGAACAAATTCaactaaaaatttgaaataaaatatgacAAAAATGAGTCCGAAACGAGCGCTGggaattttggatttttttacGAGAGTGTGTCGCGATACTACGAACAAAGGTTTTGTGTGTGGATCGGGCTGTCCAGGCAATGTGCTGCGATGGCTGGGGACGATTAACTAGATGGGACTCCCCCGCACAGAGAAACGGGATCGTCGGGCGGAATTCGCCCGGTCTACTGCGATTTTCCATCGAAAACTCGACAGTATAGTTTTACTACTTTATGGAACTACTTTACATAAATGGGCCAGACCTCATGGTCTTTTGATATATCTTTAATAAATCTTCCACATCTTAGAGTCTAACCGTACTTACAACAATATAAGTTACaggaatgaaaaaaaaaaaatgtaaacattttcaaatatttctttagtgaattttagaaatattgcaaaaaaaaaatcaaagtggttttgttttgaatggggGAGTGAGAAGGGAGTTGTCCTCACTCCTTGAGATATATGACTGACTACCTAAAAGAACATTAGTATGTGATCAGAACTGCAGGCGCTTCTTTTGGGGCAGACTGTGACCACGAACAGTCGTCTCGATTAGTTTTCGTTTGAGTTGCGGCTTATCGTCGGCTTGGGCATTGGCGTTCTCCTTGGCGGCGAGAACGGACGAAGGCATGGGCAGCTTGGGGCCCACTGTTGGGGCTGGCTTGTTGGCAAAGTATTGCATGCTGAGTGCCTGCTGGCAGGAAACACGCCTTAGCGGATTCATGGCGAAAAGGCAGCGCATCAGGTGGATCAGATCGTTGTCGGCCGCCGTAAAGATGTTCTCGAGCGGTGTTCCCGGAAAATTGCGGAACTGTAGGTAGTCATTGAGCTTGCTGATATAGGGCCACTCGGTCTCCGATGGTGTGCCAAGGGTGGCAAATATtctggtcagttgatccaggTCAGAGTCGCCCGGCATGAAGGGAACGCGCAACATAAGCTCCGCCAGAATGCAACCCACAGCCCACATGTCCACCCCGGTTCCATATTGCCTGGCGCCAAAGAGCAGTTCCGGCGATCGATACCACCGGGTCACCACGTGGTGGGTGTAGACGCGATTCGGCGAGCCAAAGGACTTGGCCAAGCCGAAATCACCAATCTTAAGAATCCCATCGCTGTTGACTAGCAAGTTATTGGGCTTCAGATCCCTATGCAGGATCCAGTTCAGATGCAGATACTCCAGGCCCCGCAGAGTCATAATGGCGTATGCCTTTATGTTAGCCGGCGTAAGGATAATCTTTGTGTCCTTGATTATCACCTCCAGATCGGTGTCCATGAAATCAAACACCAGGGAGACATTCGACAGCTGGCCAAATACATCCACCAAACCGATAATGTTCTCGTGCTGCAGCTCCTGCAGGATCTTGATCTCCCGCAGAGCTGTCCGGTTAATGCCATCCCTGGCTTCCTCACGTGAGCCTTTCTTGATTTTCTTTACAGCCACAATCTGACTGGTAACTGCATCACGGGCTTTATATACAATAGCAAACTAAAACATAAACCAAGCAAACAATTGATTTGGGGTTTTTGTGTGGCCTATAAGGACTTCTCACCTGTCCCTCGCCCAAGAAGGATAGCTTAGCATATCGGTCTTTTTTGTCGCTGGCGTTGGGCAGCATATCACAGGCGTATCTTTCGTTTTTaatctataaataaataaataagacaAAATATAAACCAAGAAGTGCCGGCGAATTTGCCAGTGTGACCCGATAAAACTCGTGCGTCGCAGACTAAACAGTATTGTTAATAATACTTAATCGTTGAACAACACACAATATTGATAAGCTTCAtgttttttgggttttcttgaataaaccattttttttacactaggctcaataaaatattttgtttaaaggTATGTACCgcatttttttatatcaaaTTGGTGTCTAGAATTGGTCAGAATTAACCATGAGAGTTAAAACCTTTAAGTCTAAAACAAAGCAACATATTTAGAAGaaatttacttaatttttttaatgtaatttaggtaaatattttgattaatattttaaaacaatatttttatattttatatgtattaaattttcttttgttatcgatagttATCGAAAGAGTGGCAACTCTTCAACCGCTCGCGTTTTACAGCACTACCTACCGGGAGCATTTTTCTtgctgttttctttttttcgggAGAACTTGTCTTGTCCTCTCAATTTGCTACTGTATTTTgaattaaatctaaaaaagaaaGGCCAACACCATGGACGTGCGACCAAATCAAACCATTTATATAAACAACCTGAACGAAAAGATCAAGAAGGAGGAGCTGAAGAAGTCGCTCTACGCTATCTTCTCGCAGTTCGGCCAAATCCTGGACATCGTTGCATTAAAAACCCTCAAAATGCGTGGCCAAGCGTTTGTTATCTTTAAGGAGATTGGTAGTGCCTCGAATGCGCTGCGCACCATGCAAGGATTCCCCTTTTACGACAAGCCCATGCGGATTGCTTACTCCAAGTCAGATTCAGATGTCGTGGCCAAGATGAAGGGCACGTTCAAGGAGCGCCCCAAGAAAATCAAGCCACCAAAGCCGGCACCAGGAACCGACGAAAAGAAGTAAGTATTGAACATCCCGTCATATCAAAACAAATTGTAACTTTTTTGGCTTGCAGggacaagaagaagaagccggCCAATGCCGAGAACTCGAACCCGAACACACAAACGGAGCAACCTCCCAACCAGATTCTTTTCCTCACCAATCTGCCGGAGGAGACCAACGAGATGATGTTGTCCATGTTGTTCAACCAGTTCCCTGGCTTCAAGGAGGTGCGTCTGGTCCCCAATCGCCACGACATCGCCTTTGTGGAGTTCACCACCGAGCTGCAGAGCAATGCCGCTAAGGAGGCGCTCCAAGGCTTCAAGATTACCCCGACGCACGCCATGAAGATTACCTTTGCCAAGAAGTAGGCTGCTACATACTACACGACTCACGTGTAAACGGCTGTAGCAACTACTCTTGGCGCGACATGCTTTTTTTTACAATCTTAATTTAACGAATAGAATAAATCGTCTTAAATATACCAAAACCATAGAAACAACGTGTGTTATTTTATCTTTGAATGGATGTTTATCTATTAGATAAATATTGCTAATATTgcttaatattatattatatttaatattattttgttcaTCTTAGGTCTGCTTGGAACCCAAGGAATACCCACTTTCCTCCCTAAAAGCCATTAAAGAACACCAAAGcaccattttttttggccaaaagattattttttatttgatttttgtaaCACAGAATTTAGGTGGCTGTAGTAACACTTCTTCATTTAAAACCTATTCTGCTAAGGGAGGTATAGTAAGTCATCAGATAAGTCATCACCCCGTTGGATCCCCAAACATGGTCAAACTGGAGTCTTGAAAAATGTCAGTCTGTGAAGAAaatgatttaattaattaactaTTTAGTATTTAGTAGTAGACAAAAATACGTACGAGGAGAAGTTCGTGTCGAGGAGAGTAGGAGAGGGCCACTTCATTCTCTTCATACATCTGAGATCCGCACATTTTAAAAATCCTAATTTTTTAACCAATTCTTATTCTTTCCGGTAGGATAATGTCTTACCCGGAGGATCAATTAATAAATTAGAACAAGTTACTGTAAAGAAGGAACATAGAGAAGGGTTGAAGGAATTTTTCGAAGAAATACTCACAAATAATTGGTCATCTTTGAGCTTAATGCTAATGTGGGGAGTATTATCCCCTTTAACACGTCatgcttttttaaaaaacctaaacaaatatttaataatattagctttgaaaactttttcaaataaaacttacgttgctttttttttttgatggaGATTAAAGCAATATACATACATTCCTGTAGACTAGGATTCTTCTTTTATAAAAAGCCTTGTAGTTAGGGTGGAGGTTTATTTTCAAAACCCCCGTTTTTGGGGACCTAATGTccacttttattatttttttttgtccccTTGGGAACGGACTGTCCGAAAACTAGATCCGATATGGTACTATACAATTTGTATGTTACGATAAtcgtattttaatttttatacaatAGCAGAATGATCCACCCCGTGACCTGTAATCAATAGATTTTAAGTTAAAGCAAGAAAGTTAATATCTTTGGAGAAACTCACTTCGATATCCGGTTTCCATGTGGCTTTTGTAAAATTCAGGCGAATATAGAAAATTTTACTTCTGGCATTAGTCTTTAATAGTAttatctttaatatttttcttcttttgaatTGACGGGATAATACTCACCGATAAGCTTTATGCAAATTAAAcacagaatttaaaaaaacaaaatcgcTCGCCTTTTTTTACAATATCGAATTCCactattttacaaattttgaaatagtgtttagttttttatttaccgACTAGATTTTTGGAccgggaaaatattttttccaaatatgaAATGCCAAAAggtttttacaattttttttaaatttttttagtgaTGTTAGCACTACAAGTGCTGGGATGCGACTGAAGCTGTTCGGGTTTGAGCTCCCCTAGCTCGAATGGAGCTGTCAGACAAATAAATTCAAGGCTAACttgtttctaaaaaaaaatctactcTAAATTGTACATGAAACATTTCAGGATGAatgtgaaaattaaataaataagaataggaatttttgggatttgaaaaaatattttattaaagctTTGGGctctagaaaaaaaacaaaatctctcttttatatttctaaatacaaaaaaaaattattagaatCTAAAGAGTCTATACCATTTAATATCAcctctatattatatataatttgatTGATTATTTCAATTAGAATGATTTAAAATATGAATGTTAAATGATAAAGTCATGCGAATTTTGGGGActtgaaataatattatattggagCCTTGGGCTCTTATTTAAGCTCTCAAATCCtcaagaaatttaaaaaatacagaaTCTAGCTATTAAGTCTcttaataaaaactaattagACTCTAAAGAGCCTATACCATTTAATATCACCTC is part of the Drosophila bipectinata strain 14024-0381.07 chromosome XL, DbipHiC1v2, whole genome shotgun sequence genome and encodes:
- the Cdk7 gene encoding cyclin-dependent kinase 7, producing the protein MLPNASDKKDRYAKLSFLGEGQFAIVYKARDAVTSQIVAVKKIKKGSREEARDGINRTALREIKILQELQHENIIGLVDVFGQLSNVSLVFDFMDTDLEVIIKDTKIILTPANIKAYAIMTLRGLEYLHLNWILHRDLKPNNLLVNSDGILKIGDFGLAKSFGSPNRVYTHHVVTRWYRSPELLFGARQYGTGVDMWAVGCILAELMLRVPFMPGDSDLDQLTRIFATLGTPSETEWPYISKLNDYLQFRNFPGTPLENIFTAADNDLIHLMRCLFAMNPLRRVSCQQALSMQYFANKPAPTVGPKLPMPSSVLAAKENANAQADDKPQLKRKLIETTVRGHSLPQKKRLQF
- the snf gene encoding U1 small nuclear ribonucleoprotein A; translated protein: MDVRPNQTIYINNLNEKIKKEELKKSLYAIFSQFGQILDIVALKTLKMRGQAFVIFKEIGSASNALRTMQGFPFYDKPMRIAYSKSDSDVVAKMKGTFKERPKKIKPPKPAPGTDEKKDKKKKPANAENSNPNTQTEQPPNQILFLTNLPEETNEMMLSMLFNQFPGFKEVRLVPNRHDIAFVEFTTELQSNAAKEALQGFKITPTHAMKITFAKK